One Syntrophobacterales bacterium genomic region harbors:
- a CDS encoding cytoplasmic protein yields the protein MNNKPQYDDFDATELFCPKCRRAVPVRKRLLLILSEGDKYDYYCPYCGTSVGEKLVTEREKPFSLLR from the coding sequence ATGAATAACAAACCACAATACGATGATTTTGACGCAACAGAGCTGTTCTGCCCGAAATGCCGGCGGGCCGTCCCGGTCAGAAAGCGTCTTTTGTTGATTCTGTCGGAGGGCGACAAATACGACTACTACTGCCCTTACTGCGGAACCTCCGTCGGAGAAAAACTCGTAACAGAGCGGGAAAAACCCTTTTCCCTGTTGAGATAA
- the pabB gene encoding aminodeoxychorismate synthase component I: MVNIILHDQDLGQWLQFSHPLAVLKAETLSDMLPLLAEVDNFVERKGFFAAGWIGYEASRAFDSALPTRDATAFPLACFGIFEHPPNIREMPPAGPDFPHAGWRPSVSREQYAQAITRIKEHIAAGDTYQVNYTLRLWSEFHDDPWNFFLNACKDARYGAFIEAPPYYMCSASPELFFSLQGKRIYSKPMKGTAPRGRTTAEDSENSLFLHNSEKNRAENVMIVDMIRNDIGKIAAFGSVNVPRLYEIEKYPTVLQMTSTVEAVTTASLTEIMKALFPCASITGAPKAKTMEIIAALETTPRNIYTGTIGYYGPGRRALFNVAIRTTLIDTAAERAEYGVGGGIVWDSTTDDEYEECLTKARVILDPVSPVPFSLLETLLWTPAEGFFLQSRHLERLKDTAEYFGYLFAERQILENLSAAVFGLSSGEYRVRLLLAQDGKIECQAVPLQNPPTCGSVRVQLAKEPVSSRNPFLFHKTTRREVYEQAKNSFPDADDVILWNEKGEITESCIANVAILKEGRLVTPPVSCGLLNGVYRAQLLAEGKINEGTISINDLKNVQQIFLINSVRKWREVVLLP; the protein is encoded by the coding sequence ATGGTCAACATAATCCTGCACGATCAAGATCTCGGGCAATGGCTTCAGTTTTCCCATCCCCTTGCGGTTCTCAAGGCGGAGACTCTATCCGATATGCTCCCGCTTTTGGCGGAAGTGGACAATTTCGTGGAGCGCAAGGGTTTCTTTGCCGCGGGTTGGATAGGTTATGAAGCCTCTCGGGCCTTTGACTCCGCTTTGCCCACCCGGGATGCGACAGCGTTTCCGCTGGCCTGTTTCGGGATATTTGAACATCCGCCAAACATTCGGGAAATGCCGCCAGCAGGCCCGGATTTCCCTCACGCAGGATGGCGCCCTTCTGTCAGCCGGGAGCAATACGCCCAGGCAATCACCCGGATAAAGGAACATATCGCGGCCGGCGACACCTATCAGGTCAATTACACCCTTCGTTTATGGAGCGAATTTCACGACGACCCGTGGAATTTTTTTCTCAATGCCTGCAAAGACGCCCGCTATGGCGCCTTTATCGAGGCCCCTCCTTATTATATGTGCTCCGCCTCCCCCGAACTGTTTTTTTCGCTGCAAGGGAAGCGCATCTACTCCAAACCGATGAAGGGAACCGCGCCCCGGGGCAGAACGACAGCTGAAGATAGCGAAAACTCATTGTTTTTGCACAATTCAGAGAAAAACAGAGCGGAAAATGTGATGATCGTTGACATGATCCGCAACGATATAGGGAAAATAGCCGCTTTCGGTTCGGTAAATGTTCCCCGTCTTTATGAAATTGAAAAATATCCAACGGTTCTGCAGATGACCTCAACAGTGGAAGCCGTCACCACCGCCTCCCTTACCGAAATAATGAAGGCGCTTTTCCCTTGCGCCTCGATCACCGGCGCCCCCAAAGCCAAAACGATGGAGATCATCGCCGCGCTGGAGACGACGCCGCGCAATATATACACGGGAACAATAGGTTACTATGGACCGGGACGTCGCGCCCTTTTCAATGTGGCAATCCGGACAACCCTGATTGACACAGCCGCGGAACGGGCCGAGTACGGAGTCGGCGGCGGCATCGTCTGGGATTCGACGACAGACGATGAATACGAGGAATGCCTGACCAAGGCCAGAGTCATCCTTGACCCCGTCTCCCCTGTTCCTTTTTCCCTTTTGGAAACACTCCTCTGGACGCCGGCTGAGGGTTTCTTTCTGCAATCACGGCATCTTGAGCGCCTTAAAGACACAGCGGAATATTTTGGCTATCTTTTCGCTGAACGCCAAATACTCGAAAATCTGTCCGCGGCGGTTTTTGGCCTCTCCTCGGGAGAATACCGCGTCCGCCTTCTGCTGGCACAGGATGGAAAGATTGAATGCCAGGCCGTACCGCTGCAAAACCCGCCAACCTGCGGCTCTGTGCGGGTACAACTCGCAAAAGAACCAGTTTCTTCCCGCAATCCCTTTCTTTTCCACAAAACGACAAGGCGGGAGGTTTACGAACAGGCGAAAAATTCCTTCCCTGACGCGGATGACGTAATTCTCTGGAATGAGAAAGGCGAAATCACTGAATCGTGCATCGCCAATGTGGCAATTTTAAAAGAAGGAAGGCTTGTTACCCCGCCGGTGAGCTGCGGACTCTTAAACGGCGTGTATCGGGCGCAACTTTTGGCCGAGGGCAAAATAAATGAAGGGACAATCTCAATCAATGATCTGAAAAACGTTCAGCAGATCTTTCTGATCAATTCCGTACGCAAATGGCGCGAGGTCGTCTTGCTTCCATAA
- a CDS encoding histone deacetylase, with protein MATKKLKKTGLIFFPAFDWAISPTHPEREERLLYTQDQVFEEGILDFDNIYEYKPQIATAEDINRAHICVPDALSVVTESHLISAGGAITAARKVLTGEVDNAFALVRPPGHHAMLVVHGARGFCNVNIEAIMIEYIRSHYGHKRIAVVDTDCHHGDGTQDIYWNDPDTLCISLHQDGRTLYPGTGFINDFGGPNALGATINVPLPPETADEGYLTVIDRLVLPILDEFKPDIVINSAGQDNHYSDPLTNMWVSAQGYATLNARLAPDIAVLEGGYSIERALPYTNAGIILAMAGLDYSHVREPDYNPDKLRQHASVTRTIAEEIEQVLRLWSSRRNMKRNLVGDARCLRRNKNIYYDTDGIRERQTETVRICDDCGGTVTIESFASTGNNILAVILPSRCCPECRAEGEESYGRSKLGKYNHIYFQDRTTGIFLSK; from the coding sequence GTGGCAACGAAAAAACTGAAAAAAACAGGCCTGATATTCTTTCCCGCTTTTGACTGGGCCATCTCGCCCACTCATCCGGAGCGAGAAGAGCGCCTTCTCTATACGCAGGATCAGGTTTTTGAAGAAGGCATCCTCGATTTTGACAATATTTACGAGTACAAACCGCAAATAGCGACAGCAGAAGACATCAATCGCGCCCATATCTGCGTGCCGGATGCCCTGAGCGTCGTTACCGAATCACACCTCATCTCGGCGGGAGGCGCCATAACCGCAGCCAGGAAGGTGCTTACCGGCGAGGTTGACAACGCCTTCGCCCTCGTCCGGCCGCCCGGTCATCACGCCATGCTCGTAGTTCATGGCGCCCGGGGCTTCTGCAATGTGAACATCGAGGCGATCATGATCGAATATATCCGCAGTCATTATGGCCACAAAAGAATCGCCGTTGTCGATACCGACTGCCATCACGGAGACGGCACCCAGGATATCTACTGGAACGACCCGGATACCCTGTGCATCTCGCTGCACCAGGACGGAAGAACGCTTTATCCGGGGACCGGCTTCATCAATGACTTCGGCGGACCGAACGCCCTCGGGGCAACAATCAACGTGCCGCTCCCCCCGGAAACAGCCGATGAGGGGTATCTGACCGTGATCGACCGGCTTGTCCTGCCGATTCTCGACGAATTCAAACCCGACATCGTCATCAACTCGGCCGGCCAGGACAACCACTACTCCGATCCCCTGACCAACATGTGGGTCTCCGCGCAGGGATATGCGACCCTGAACGCCCGGCTCGCCCCCGATATCGCCGTTCTGGAGGGAGGCTATTCGATCGAAAGAGCCCTCCCCTACACCAACGCCGGGATAATTCTGGCCATGGCCGGGCTCGATTACAGCCATGTCCGGGAACCGGATTACAACCCTGATAAACTGCGTCAGCACGCATCTGTGACCAGAACAATTGCCGAGGAGATTGAGCAGGTTTTGCGGCTTTGGAGCAGCCGGCGCAATATGAAAAGAAATCTCGTTGGCGATGCGCGCTGCCTGAGACGGAATAAAAATATTTACTACGACACGGACGGGATCAGGGAGCGGCAAACGGAAACAGTGCGCATCTGCGATGACTGCGGCGGCACTGTCACGATAGAATCTTTTGCCAGTACCGGCAATAACATCCTTGCCGTTATCCTTCCCTCCCGCTGCTGTCCGGAATGCCGGGCCGAAGGAGAGGAATCTTACGGGCGCTCCAAGCTGGGCAAGTACAACCATATCTATTTTCAGGACCGGACAACGGGGATATTCCTGTCGAAATGA
- a CDS encoding acetoacetate--CoA ligase: MGKLLWQPSEERIKGSNIYRFMAFVKERYGKDFKDYSSLHEWSVNNIAEFWGAAWDFLGIKASRKYDRVIEDDKKMPGANWFPGARLNFAENLLRYRDDSVALVFRGEDHQPVKITYAELYDEVARLAKSLKACGVVPGDRVAGFMPNMIETVAAMLAATSLGAVWSSSSPDFGIKGVLDRFGQIKPKVLFAANGYFFKGKSLDSLARVAEIIKALPTIEKVVIVPYTEKEPDISSLSNAVLYKNFRSSESGLEIDFEQLPFDHPVYIMYTSGTTGLPKCMVQSAGGILINQMKEMVLHTNVTRDDTIFYFTTCGWMMWNWLVSALAVGPKIVLYDGNPFHPNAGALWKMAEEEKITVFGTSAGYISALINEKLLPGKEYDLSSLKTILSTGSPLSEEGFEFIYREIKGDIQLSSISGGSDINGCFALGNPIGPVYSGELQCRGLGMKVEAFDDNGKPVVNQQGELVCAAPAPSMPIYFWEDPEGKRYHAAYFDVYPNIWRHGDYVLINERGGVIIYGRSDATLNPGGVRIGTAEIYRQVENVEGIADSIVVGQNWKNDVRVILFVMMAPGVELTDELRNRLRKLIRENASPRHVPAKIIAVPDIPYTLNMKKVELSVKKMIDGMAVTNKDALKNPESLDFYANIPELKED, encoded by the coding sequence ATGGGTAAGCTTTTGTGGCAGCCGTCCGAGGAACGAATCAAAGGTTCGAATATATACCGCTTTATGGCGTTCGTCAAAGAGCGCTACGGAAAAGATTTCAAGGATTACAGCAGCCTTCACGAATGGTCGGTGAACAATATCGCCGAGTTCTGGGGCGCCGCCTGGGATTTTCTCGGGATAAAGGCTTCCCGGAAGTATGACAGGGTAATTGAGGATGACAAAAAAATGCCCGGGGCAAACTGGTTTCCCGGCGCTCGCCTCAACTTTGCCGAAAACCTCCTGCGTTATCGAGACGATTCCGTCGCCCTGGTTTTCAGGGGGGAGGATCATCAGCCGGTTAAAATAACCTACGCCGAGCTCTATGATGAAGTTGCAAGACTGGCTAAAAGCCTCAAAGCTTGCGGCGTTGTTCCAGGAGACCGCGTTGCCGGCTTCATGCCGAACATGATTGAAACCGTCGCCGCCATGCTTGCCGCGACAAGTCTCGGAGCGGTCTGGTCTTCTTCCTCGCCTGATTTCGGGATCAAGGGCGTGCTGGATCGTTTCGGGCAGATCAAACCCAAGGTGCTCTTTGCGGCGAACGGCTATTTCTTCAAAGGCAAAAGCCTCGATTCCCTTGCCCGGGTTGCCGAGATCATCAAGGCTTTGCCGACGATCGAAAAGGTTGTTATCGTTCCCTATACGGAAAAGGAACCGGATATCAGCTCCCTTTCGAACGCCGTCCTTTACAAGAATTTCCGTTCTTCCGAAAGTGGGTTGGAGATTGATTTCGAGCAGCTCCCCTTTGATCATCCCGTTTACATCATGTACACCTCCGGGACTACCGGCCTTCCCAAGTGCATGGTGCAGAGCGCGGGCGGCATCCTGATCAACCAGATGAAGGAGATGGTCCTCCACACCAACGTGACCAGGGACGATACGATATTCTACTTTACGACCTGCGGCTGGATGATGTGGAACTGGCTTGTCAGCGCCCTGGCCGTCGGTCCGAAGATTGTCCTTTACGACGGAAATCCGTTCCATCCGAATGCGGGCGCCCTCTGGAAAATGGCCGAAGAGGAGAAAATCACTGTCTTCGGAACGAGCGCCGGGTATATCTCGGCTTTGATAAACGAGAAGTTGCTGCCGGGGAAAGAGTATGATCTGTCTTCTCTCAAAACGATCCTTTCGACGGGCTCACCCCTTTCCGAAGAGGGATTCGAGTTCATCTACCGCGAGATCAAGGGAGATATCCAACTTTCCTCCATCTCCGGCGGGTCGGATATAAATGGCTGCTTTGCCCTCGGCAATCCGATTGGACCGGTATATTCCGGCGAACTTCAGTGCCGCGGCCTGGGAATGAAGGTGGAAGCCTTTGACGATAACGGCAAGCCGGTTGTCAACCAGCAGGGAGAGCTGGTCTGCGCGGCGCCGGCCCCCTCCATGCCGATCTACTTCTGGGAAGACCCGGAGGGAAAAAGATACCACGCCGCCTATTTTGACGTCTATCCGAATATCTGGAGACACGGCGATTATGTCCTGATCAATGAAAGGGGAGGGGTCATAATCTACGGCCGGTCGGATGCCACGCTTAATCCCGGCGGCGTCAGAATCGGCACGGCGGAGATCTACCGTCAGGTGGAGAACGTTGAGGGCATCGCCGACAGCATCGTTGTCGGGCAGAATTGGAAAAATGATGTCCGCGTTATCCTTTTTGTGATGATGGCGCCGGGCGTCGAACTGACCGACGAACTCAGAAACAGGCTCAGAAAGCTGATCCGCGAGAACGCCTCGCCCCGCCATGTGCCGGCGAAGATAATCGCGGTTCCGGACATCCCCTACACGTTAAACATGAAAAAGGTCGAGCTTTCGGTAAAGAAGATGATCGATGGCATGGCGGTTACCAACAAGGACGCGCTGAAAAATCCGGAGTCGCTGGATTTCTATGCAAACATTCCGGAATTGAAGGAAGACTGA
- a CDS encoding type II toxin-antitoxin system RelE/ParE family toxin has translation MIRTFADTETERFYITGKSRRFQSDVLNRAVKRLTQIDAATVINDLRMPPSNRLESLIGARAGQWSIRINDQWRVCFRFEKGEAYDVEIVDYH, from the coding sequence ATGATTAGAACATTCGCGGATACTGAAACCGAACGTTTTTATATCACCGGGAAATCCAGGCGTTTTCAGTCCGACGTTCTGAACCGGGCGGTAAAACGGTTGACACAGATAGACGCCGCAACGGTCATCAACGATCTCCGTATGCCGCCATCTAATCGTCTGGAATCTTTAATAGGAGCTCGCGCCGGTCAATGGAGCATCCGCATCAACGACCAATGGCGCGTCTGTTTCCGGTTTGAAAAAGGTGAGGCTTACGATGTTGAAATTGTTGATTATCACTGA
- a CDS encoding YtxH domain-containing protein produces the protein MSNRGDFIAGMVVGGFLGALVGILYAPKSGRETREEIGRKTEELFSRAKDEYENAIEKSSSAYEATLAKLKKLEEQTQKKVDEVGEKVEELKEQGKDTLQDGKSRLKNAIVAGVEAFKEEQKKA, from the coding sequence ATGAGCAATCGCGGTGATTTTATTGCGGGGATGGTTGTTGGTGGTTTTTTGGGCGCCCTTGTCGGCATTCTTTATGCGCCGAAAAGCGGCAGGGAGACACGCGAAGAAATCGGCAGAAAAACGGAGGAGCTTTTTTCCCGGGCAAAGGACGAATACGAGAATGCAATAGAGAAGAGTAGCAGCGCCTATGAAGCAACCCTGGCGAAACTAAAAAAGCTCGAGGAACAGACTCAAAAAAAGGTTGATGAAGTGGGCGAGAAGGTGGAAGAGTTAAAAGAGCAGGGGAAAGATACATTGCAGGACGGCAAGAGCCGCTTGAAGAATGCTATCGTCGCGGGAGTCGAAGCCTTTAAGGAAGAGCAGAAAAAGGCATAG
- a CDS encoding carboxymuconolactone decarboxylase family protein, with the protein MTENIDDKTKATAKRLFEGGIKMDPSYLIWKAFDRELAKDFSRFITGNLYSRTVLTLQERQMAACAILAAIGAGEELKLHVNAALNVGCDPKKLTEIFFQVATYAGMPAVNEALTIFRDVLIERKEWPL; encoded by the coding sequence ATGACGGAAAATATTGATGATAAGACGAAAGCAACGGCAAAGCGCTTATTTGAAGGCGGCATCAAGATGGACCCTTCCTATCTTATCTGGAAGGCGTTCGACCGGGAACTGGCCAAGGATTTTTCCCGCTTTATCACCGGCAATCTCTACTCGCGCACGGTCCTGACCCTTCAGGAACGACAGATGGCAGCCTGCGCGATTCTTGCCGCCATTGGCGCCGGGGAAGAGCTGAAGCTGCATGTTAACGCCGCGCTCAATGTCGGGTGCGACCCCAAAAAGCTGACCGAGATATTCTTTCAGGTGGCAACCTACGCGGGCATGCCCGCCGTCAACGAAGCCCTGACCATTTTCCGGGATGTGCTCATTGAACGCAAAGAGTGGCCGCTGTAA
- a CDS encoding HigA family addiction module antidote protein codes for MNPKNNLPPVHPGEFLKENLDELRISQAEFARTIGLSPMRISHVVKGKRPVTAEMALLFGKVFGQTPQYWINLQATYDLKMAERVVSQRIAGIRQLAHA; via the coding sequence ATGAATCCAAAAAACAATCTTCCTCCAGTTCATCCGGGTGAATTTCTAAAAGAGAATCTTGACGAATTGCGTATCTCTCAGGCTGAGTTTGCACGCACCATTGGATTGTCGCCCATGAGAATATCACACGTCGTCAAAGGGAAAAGACCTGTCACCGCTGAGATGGCCTTACTTTTCGGCAAGGTTTTTGGCCAGACGCCTCAATACTGGATCAATTTGCAGGCGACCTATGACCTCAAAATGGCCGAAAGGGTTGTCAGCCAAAGGATCGCTGGAATCCGTCAACTTGCGCATGCATGA
- a CDS encoding DUF948 domain-containing protein — MTNMEIILLIVSLAFFVIAGYAVWALIQIRKTSLSVAKTLDSVNQSLPVIMKNLEEITTRMNKVTNTVERRVDDFSSTFEKINGAMSFYLGKEQLFRQQVGIPVANVFRTYGAVVKGISVFLDYLKTGLPSGNPNRHR, encoded by the coding sequence ATGACGAATATGGAGATAATCCTGTTGATTGTCAGCCTGGCCTTTTTTGTTATTGCCGGTTATGCCGTCTGGGCCTTGATTCAAATAAGGAAGACGTCATTAAGCGTGGCAAAGACGCTCGACAGCGTCAACCAGAGTCTGCCGGTTATAATGAAAAATCTTGAGGAAATAACAACCCGCATGAACAAGGTTACGAACACCGTCGAACGACGGGTTGACGATTTTTCCTCGACATTCGAAAAAATTAACGGCGCCATGAGTTTTTATCTGGGGAAAGAACAGTTATTCCGGCAGCAGGTGGGCATCCCGGTTGCGAATGTCTTTCGCACCTATGGGGCGGTTGTAAAGGGAATCAGCGTCTTTCTCGATTATCTGAAGACCGGCTTGCCGTCCGGGAATCCCAATCGTCACCGGTAA
- a CDS encoding YajD family HNH nuclease yields MAGVTYGKRGGHILVKKVQDTSPFSRSAEDVVRQIKAAQASGEDDYRERSLAMHGLICARCGREFDAANRHLLTVHHKDGNHQNNPQDGSNWENLCAYCHEDVHSRELLGDYLGGTAASREKAVFFADSGAQEGMGALAEKLKKALEKKKV; encoded by the coding sequence ATGGCCGGGGTAACGTACGGGAAAAGAGGCGGGCACATCCTTGTAAAAAAGGTTCAGGATACGTCTCCTTTCTCCCGTTCCGCTGAAGATGTCGTGCGGCAGATAAAGGCAGCTCAAGCATCGGGCGAGGATGATTACCGGGAGCGGTCCCTTGCCATGCATGGCCTGATTTGCGCCCGCTGCGGCAGGGAGTTTGACGCCGCCAATCGCCACCTCCTTACCGTTCATCACAAAGACGGCAATCATCAAAACAACCCGCAGGATGGGAGCAACTGGGAGAACCTCTGCGCCTATTGTCATGAGGACGTGCACAGCCGGGAGCTTTTGGGCGATTATCTCGGAGGAACGGCTGCATCTCGGGAAAAGGCCGTTTTCTTTGCCGATTCTGGTGCGCAGGAGGGAATGGGCGCCCTTGCCGAAAAACTGAAAAAAGCATTGGAAAAGAAAAAAGTATAG
- a CDS encoding hydantoinase/oxoprolinase family protein, protein MILGIDVGGTHTDAVLIDGGKIIKKTKVPTNHDRLLASLLAATNGIVDKATIPLLKRIVLSTTISTNAIVQNKIDRVGLLVASGPGLSPESISAYPDIRFLSGSINHRGSEMEPLNREEADREVTDFLSEGIKNIGIVGKFSTRNPRHEFELRDIVGNRACHVTLGHRMSGHLNFPRRVATTFLNEAICNLYQRFAGSVADFALKQGMNIPIYILKADGGAMELARSLEFPAQTILSGPAASVMGIMATTNSREDAIALDIGGTTTDISIFADGVPLLEPFGVAIEGRKTLIRGLRTRSIGIGGDSVVALNDGNIQIGPNREGPAAALGGQFPTPTDAMIVLGLTRIGDPQKAIHSLIPLAEYLHCDLQETARMIFTETCRQIASAAFQFLNEINNKPVYTIEALLTDRKIAPRSLYVVGGPAEQMAPEIERLLETEFDVCNCQTHIPVNYEIANAIGAALARTTAELTILADTERGILTIAEDGSQVAIPANFTLADTIQVCCERLREKIRLTDDFVREPEIEVIESQEFNIVDDFCTAGKNIRVKTQVKPGSVGECK, encoded by the coding sequence ATGATTCTGGGTATAGACGTGGGGGGGACGCACACCGATGCGGTTCTGATCGATGGCGGTAAAATTATTAAAAAGACAAAAGTTCCTACAAATCATGATCGTCTGCTTGCTTCTCTGCTCGCTGCAACCAACGGAATTGTCGATAAAGCGACAATTCCGCTTTTGAAAAGAATCGTTTTAAGCACGACAATCTCGACAAACGCAATCGTGCAGAACAAGATTGACCGGGTTGGGCTCCTCGTCGCGAGCGGCCCGGGGCTCTCCCCCGAGTCCATAAGTGCCTATCCGGACATACGTTTTCTATCCGGTTCCATTAACCACCGCGGCAGCGAGATGGAACCCCTGAACCGGGAAGAAGCCGACCGGGAAGTGACAGATTTCCTTTCCGAAGGAATCAAAAATATAGGAATCGTCGGGAAATTTTCAACGCGCAATCCCCGGCACGAGTTCGAACTGCGGGACATTGTCGGCAATCGGGCATGCCACGTTACCCTCGGGCACAGGATGTCCGGGCATCTCAATTTTCCCCGCCGGGTTGCCACAACCTTTCTCAATGAGGCCATCTGCAATCTTTATCAGAGGTTTGCCGGCAGCGTCGCCGACTTCGCGCTGAAACAAGGGATGAATATTCCCATTTACATCTTGAAGGCGGATGGCGGCGCGATGGAGCTTGCCCGCTCTCTTGAATTTCCGGCGCAGACCATCCTTTCCGGACCAGCGGCGAGCGTCATGGGAATCATGGCGACGACCAACAGCCGGGAGGATGCCATAGCCCTTGATATAGGCGGCACAACAACGGATATCTCCATCTTTGCCGACGGGGTTCCGCTCCTTGAGCCGTTCGGGGTTGCCATCGAAGGCAGGAAAACCCTGATCCGCGGCTTGCGCACCCGCTCAATCGGGATCGGCGGGGACAGCGTTGTTGCTCTCAATGACGGAAACATTCAAATCGGCCCCAATCGCGAAGGACCTGCCGCCGCGTTGGGAGGGCAATTTCCCACTCCCACCGATGCGATGATTGTCCTCGGCCTGACCAGGATAGGAGACCCGCAAAAGGCAATCCATTCCCTTATTCCCCTTGCCGAATACCTTCATTGCGACCTGCAGGAGACGGCACGGATGATCTTTACGGAAACCTGCCGCCAGATTGCCTCGGCCGCATTCCAATTCCTTAATGAAATAAACAACAAGCCTGTATATACAATTGAGGCCTTGCTGACGGACAGAAAAATCGCGCCTCGCAGCCTCTACGTTGTTGGCGGCCCGGCCGAGCAGATGGCCCCGGAAATCGAACGATTGCTGGAAACAGAGTTTGATGTTTGCAATTGCCAGACCCACATCCCCGTCAATTACGAAATTGCCAATGCCATCGGGGCCGCCCTTGCCCGGACGACGGCGGAGCTGACCATCCTTGCAGATACGGAAAGGGGCATCTTGACGATAGCGGAAGATGGGTCGCAAGTCGCTATTCCCGCAAATTTCACACTTGCGGACACCATCCAGGTCTGCTGTGAAAGACTGCGGGAAAAGATTCGCCTTACGGACGATTTCGTCCGTGAACCTGAAATCGAGGTGATAGAATCTCAGGAGTTCAACATCGTTGACGACTTCTGTACAGCCGGTAAAAACATCCGTGTCAAGACACAGGTTAAACCGGGAAGCGTCGGTGAATGTAAATAG